One genomic segment of Sphingobacteriales bacterium includes these proteins:
- a CDS encoding PD40 domain-containing protein — MGNDQQIIYASTFHRNPNCPEKTDWRKTGKYVWDLFAEFDLFVADKSGKIIKQLTNNKVYDAEATLSPNGKQMVFTSTRNGDIDLYTMNVDGSNIKQITNQLGYDGGAFFSPNGKEIVFRASRPQTPEEQKEYKDLLAKNLVMPTNMEIYVCNADGSNLRQVTKLGKANWAPYFHPDGKRIVFASNHHAQGRGFKFNLFMINVDGSNLQQITFDETFDSFPMFSYDGKKLVFSSNRNNGGTRDTNIFIADWVENTP, encoded by the coding sequence ATGGGCAACGACCAGCAAATAATTTATGCCTCAACCTTCCATCGTAACCCCAATTGCCCCGAAAAAACCGACTGGCGCAAAACGGGCAAATACGTTTGGGATTTATTTGCAGAGTTTGACCTGTTTGTAGCCGACAAATCTGGAAAAATAATAAAACAACTCACCAATAATAAAGTATATGATGCCGAAGCCACCTTGTCGCCCAACGGCAAACAAATGGTATTTACCAGTACCCGCAATGGCGATATTGACCTTTATACCATGAATGTTGACGGCAGCAATATTAAACAAATTACCAACCAGTTAGGCTACGACGGCGGTGCTTTTTTCTCGCCCAATGGCAAAGAAATTGTTTTTAGAGCCTCGCGCCCGCAAACACCCGAAGAACAAAAAGAATATAAAGACCTTTTAGCCAAAAATTTGGTGATGCCCACCAATATGGAAATCTATGTTTGTAATGCCGACGGCAGCAATTTGAGGCAGGTAACCAAATTAGGAAAAGCCAACTGGGCTCCCTATTTTCATCCGGATGGTAAACGCATTGTTTTTGCCTCGAACCACCACGCACAAGGCCGGGGTTTTAAATTTAACCTGTTTATGATTAACGTGGACGGCAGTAATTTACAGCAAATTACTTTCGACGAAACGTTTGACTCGTTTCCTATGTTTAGCTATGATGGCAAAAAATTGGTATTTTCGTCGAACCGCAACAACGGCGGCACCCGCGATACCAATATTTTTATAGCCGACTGGGTTGAAAACACACCTTAA
- the eno gene encoding phosphopyruvate hydratase, which produces MSNISDITGRQILDSRGNPTVEVDVLTEDGDLGRACVPSGASTGAHEAIELRDGNPDFYSGKSVLEAVNNIDELFNALEGLSVYDQTFLDNLMCELDGTNNKSNFGANAILGVSLAIARAAAAANDQKLYQYLGGMQARTLPIPLINILNGGAHADNNIDFQEFMIVPVGADTFSEAIRMSVEVFQHLRKVLKEKNHSTNVGDEGGFAPNLTSNQEAIETVLVAIERAGYRPGEDVFIALDAAATEFYNPETGLYTLKATNENLSPDEMVSFWANWCSKYPIISIEDGMSEDDWKGWGDLTKKLGKKIQLVGDDLFVTNIERLEKGIRKNIGNAILIKLNQIGTLTETLNCISIAHAAGYNSVISHRSGETEDTFIADLAVAVNSGQIKTGSVSRTDRVAKYNQLLRIEEELGDRAHYPGSSYRFVRG; this is translated from the coding sequence ATGAGCAATATTTCGGATATTACCGGCCGCCAAATTCTTGATTCACGCGGCAACCCCACCGTTGAAGTTGATGTTTTAACCGAAGACGGCGATTTAGGCAGGGCTTGCGTGCCTTCGGGTGCCTCAACAGGTGCGCACGAAGCTATTGAACTTCGCGATGGCAACCCCGACTTTTACTCGGGTAAAAGCGTTTTGGAAGCTGTAAATAATATTGACGAACTGTTTAACGCATTAGAAGGGCTTAGCGTATATGACCAAACGTTTTTAGACAACCTAATGTGCGAGTTAGATGGCACCAATAACAAAAGTAATTTCGGTGCTAATGCCATTTTGGGCGTGTCGTTGGCCATTGCCCGTGCCGCCGCCGCCGCTAACGACCAAAAATTGTATCAATACTTAGGCGGTATGCAAGCCCGCACCTTGCCAATTCCGCTGATAAATATTTTAAACGGCGGCGCACATGCCGATAATAATATTGATTTTCAGGAGTTTATGATTGTTCCCGTTGGGGCCGATACTTTTTCTGAAGCCATCCGGATGAGCGTTGAAGTGTTTCAGCACCTCCGGAAAGTTTTAAAAGAAAAAAATCACAGCACCAATGTAGGAGACGAAGGCGGATTTGCCCCTAACCTCACCTCTAACCAAGAGGCTATTGAAACCGTTTTAGTGGCCATTGAGCGCGCAGGGTATCGCCCAGGCGAAGATGTGTTTATTGCCTTAGATGCCGCCGCTACCGAATTTTACAATCCAGAAACCGGACTTTATACCCTTAAAGCCACCAACGAAAACCTTAGCCCGGATGAAATGGTGAGTTTTTGGGCAAATTGGTGTAGTAAATACCCAATTATTTCTATTGAAGACGGTATGAGCGAAGACGATTGGAAAGGCTGGGGCGACCTAACCAAAAAATTAGGCAAAAAAATACAATTAGTAGGAGACGATTTGTTTGTTACTAATATTGAACGCTTAGAAAAAGGTATCCGGAAAAACATAGGAAATGCCATTTTAATTAAACTCAATCAAATTGGCACACTTACCGAAACGCTTAACTGTATTAGCATTGCTCATGCTGCGGGTTATAATTCGGTTATCAGCCACCGCTCGGGCGAAACAGAAGATACCTTTATTGCCGACCTTGCCGTTGCCGTAAACAGTGGCCAAATTAAAACAGGCTCGGTGTCGCGCACCGACCGCGTGGCCAAGTACAACCAGTTATTGCGCATTGAAGAAGAATTGGGCGACCGCGCACACTACCCCGGCAGCAGCTATAGATTTGTACGCGGGTAA
- a CDS encoding aspartate-semialdehyde dehydrogenase, translating to MRVAVVGATGLVGGVMLEVLAERRFPVTELLPVASENSTGRSINFSGKDWPVITIDEAVAKRPTVALFSAGADLSLQYAPQFANAGTTVIDNSSAWRMHPDIPLVVPEINFTAINPASNKIIANPNCSTIQLVMALWPLQQAYGIKRVVVSTYQSVSGTGKEALAQLNAERQGNANAVKRVYAHTIDKNCLPQCDVFESNGSGYTKEELKVVNESRKIMNLPNLALTCTAVRVPVQIGHSESVNVEFYKPYDLNDVKQILAAMPGVVLQDDPEQQLYPMPINAANKDEVFVGRLRRDESQPNTLNMWVVADNLRKGAATNAVQIAEYLFK from the coding sequence ATGCGTGTTGCCGTTGTTGGTGCTACCGGTTTAGTAGGTGGTGTAATGTTGGAGGTTTTAGCCGAGCGGCGTTTTCCGGTAACTGAGTTATTGCCGGTGGCCTCAGAAAACTCAACTGGGCGTAGCATTAATTTTTCCGGAAAAGATTGGCCAGTTATTACCATTGACGAGGCAGTAGCTAAACGTCCTACTGTTGCGCTTTTTTCGGCAGGTGCTGATTTGTCGTTGCAATATGCACCACAGTTTGCCAACGCGGGCACAACAGTTATAGACAACTCATCGGCCTGGCGTATGCATCCGGATATACCTTTGGTAGTTCCGGAAATTAATTTTACAGCTATTAATCCCGCTTCAAACAAAATTATTGCCAACCCCAACTGCTCGACCATTCAGCTAGTAATGGCGCTTTGGCCGCTGCAACAAGCTTATGGTATTAAACGGGTGGTAGTATCAACTTATCAATCGGTATCGGGTACAGGCAAAGAAGCGCTGGCTCAATTAAACGCCGAGCGGCAAGGAAATGCCAATGCCGTTAAACGTGTTTATGCGCATACAATTGACAAAAATTGCCTGCCACAATGCGACGTTTTTGAGTCTAATGGCAGTGGCTACACCAAAGAAGAGCTAAAAGTGGTAAACGAATCGCGCAAAATTATGAACTTACCCAATTTGGCGCTTACCTGTACTGCCGTGCGCGTACCAGTGCAAATAGGCCACTCAGAAAGTGTTAATGTTGAATTTTATAAACCATACGACCTTAACGATGTGAAGCAAATATTAGCTGCTATGCCCGGCGTAGTGCTGCAAGACGACCCCGAACAACAACTATACCCCATGCCCATAAATGCAGCTAACAAAGATGAGGTGTTTGTAGGCCGCCTGCGCCGAGACGAGTCGCAACCCAACACTTTAAATATGTGGGTAGTGGCCGATAATTTGCGCAAAGGTGCCGCCACCAATGCCGTACAAATAGCCGAATATCTATTCAAATAA